From Oreochromis aureus strain Israel breed Guangdong linkage group 4, ZZ_aureus, whole genome shotgun sequence, a single genomic window includes:
- the prrg2 gene encoding transmembrane gamma-carboxyglutamic acid protein 2 — protein sequence MLRFPRLDIDSILKLGQMEQTGAKWSSCVGQFCASIAALLLLWMNGLSLVQMAHCSVTYRHQPGDPVLVDETEAASFLSRSLLYNNWDFELVVPGDLERECMEEICNYEEAREIFEDDAKTKDFWKTYTNQGNTNRLDVSGLVAGILAVLVSAVIATVLGVYCYKAKKKGARRSGRPPVQIAVDGHTSAPEMVPLGGITAPGLPSYNDALNHSGQHDAPPPPYSGGAPSVSADPGDNE from the exons ATGCTCCGTTTCCCCAGGTTGGACATAGACAGCATATT aaAGCTTGGACAGATGGAACAAACTGGAGCCAAATGGAGCAGCTGTGTTGGACAG TTTTGTGCTTCGATAGCCGCGTTATTATTGCTGTGGATGAATGGACTGTCCCTCGTACAGATGGCCCACTGCTCCGTCACGTACAGACACCAACCAG GAGATCCAGTGTTGGTGGATGAGACAGAAGCTGCATCCTTCCTGTCCCGTTCACTGCTTTATAACAACTGGGACTTTGAGCTGGTTGTGCCTGGTGATCTGGAGAGGGAGTGCATGGAAGAGATTTGCAACTACGAGGAAGCCAGAGAGATTTTTGAGGACGATGCAAAGACG AAAGATTTTTGGAAAACGTATACCAATCAAG GAAATACAAACAGACTGGACGTGTCAGGTCTGGTGGCAGGGATCCTGGCTGTACTAGTGTCTGCTGTAATTGCCACGGTGCTGGGAGTGTACTGCTACAAAGCCAAGAAAAAGGGTGCACGGAGGTCTGGCCG ACCCCCAGTACAAATTGCAGTAGATGGGCATACATCAGCTCCGGAGATGGTGCCCCTTGGTGGGATCACTGCACCAGGTCTGCCTAGCTACAACGATGCACTGAATCACAGTGGGCAGCACGATGctccaccaccaccatattCAGG